The Anaerolineae bacterium DNA window CCGGCGGCCGCGCCGGCGGTACGTACAGAAAGGAGCCATGCATGAGACGACGTTGGACCTGGGTGGTTATCGCCTTCCTGTTGCTGTTGGGCCTGGCCGCCGGCATCTCCCAGGCGCAGGAGAAGGACCTGTACTGGGACCGCTTCGATGTGGATATCACCATCCTGCCGAACGGCGATTTTCAAGTGGTGGAGTACCAGCAGATCGTCTTCATCGGCGGGACATTCTCCCAGGGGTACCGCAGTATTCCCCTGGATCGGGTTGAGCGCATCACCAATGTGGAGGTCTGGGAGGGGGATATCCCCTACGCCCAGTCCCGCAGTAATCAGCCCGGCACGTATGAGGTGCTGGAAGAGAACGGCCAACTGGTGGTGAACTGGTACTTTGAGCCAACTGCGAATGCCTCCCGCGCTTGGGCCCTGCGCTACACCGTGCAGGGTGGACTGCGCATCTACGAGGGTGGGGACCAGTTGTACTGGAAAGCCATCTACGAGGACCGCAGTAAGCCGGTGCGCGCGGCGACGGTGACGGTGCATCTGCCGGCGGCCCTCTCCGAGGACCAGCTCGTGGTGGCCTCCTACGGGAGCGACGCCGTCTGGGAGCTGAAAGACCCACAGACCGTGGTGTTCACCGCTACGCGGGAAATACCGGCGTACAGCGGCCTGGAGGTGCGGGTGCAGTTCCCGCATGGGATCGTATCCGCACAGAAGCCCTCCTGGCAGGCGGCCGACGACCGCCGCATCGAGTACGAGGAGCGCTGGGCGCCCCTCTTCAGCTTGCTCGTGGGGGCGTTCAGCCTGTTACTGTTGGTCGGCGGGGGTGTGGGATTGTATCTGCTGTGGTTCACGAAAGGCCGGGACAAACCGGTGGAGCTCGTGGCGGAGTATATCAACGAGCCGCCGTCGGACCTGCCGCCGGGGCTGGCCGGCACCCTGCTGGATGAGCGCGCCGACATGGCAGACATCGTGGCAACGATAGTTGACCTGGCGCGGCGCGGCATCATCAGCATTGAAGAGATCGAGGAGCCGGGCCTGCTGGGCATTGGCAAGAAGAAGGACTTCCGCTACCGCCTGCTGAAATCACCGCAGGGACTGCTCGAGTACGAGAAAGCGCTCATCAAGGGGTTGTTTGGCAGGAAGCAGGAGCGCCGGCTTTCCGAGCTGAAGGAAAAATTCTACACCCATATCCCCACCA harbors:
- a CDS encoding DUF2207 domain-containing protein, which gives rise to MRRRWTWVVIAFLLLLGLAAGISQAQEKDLYWDRFDVDITILPNGDFQVVEYQQIVFIGGTFSQGYRSIPLDRVERITNVEVWEGDIPYAQSRSNQPGTYEVLEENGQLVVNWYFEPTANASRAWALRYTVQGGLRIYEGGDQLYWKAIYEDRSKPVRAATVTVHLPAALSEDQLVVASYGSDAVWELKDPQTVVFTATREIPAYSGLEVRVQFPHGIVSAQKPSWQAADDRRIEYEERWAPLFSLLVGAFSLLLLVGGGVGLYLLWFTKGRDKPVELVAEYINEPPSDLPPGLAGTLLDERADMADIVATIVDLARRGIISIEEIEEPGLLGIGKKKDFRYRLLKSPQGLLEYEKALIKGLFGRKQERRLSELKEKFYTHIPTIQKGLYKELVRQGLYSRDPDSVRGSFAGLGVAGVVIAAIVGIFITPFLIQYVASFPCIPVALGMLSVALIVVSRFMPARTEKGSEEYARWKAFKRYLENIEKYEKIKEAADLFDKYLPYAIAFGLEKSWIDKFAAVEAPAPPWYIPARPYVGDTLRPVSSRPSGGAVPGGGGISGPASARPGGTPSLDSLSSGMFHSLSSMSSGLFSMLNSASSTLSSASRSSGGSFGGGGGFSGGGGGGFSGGGGGGGGFR